In Onthophagus taurus isolate NC chromosome 6, IU_Otau_3.0, whole genome shotgun sequence, a genomic segment contains:
- the LOC111428073 gene encoding putative leucine-rich repeat-containing protein DDB_G0290503, with protein MEMEETTSPDAGKVDLATFELTQRKLVAELAMRKNQVEQLRQQEDIQNMKIHELQLKLDSATSRISDLEFELDIAKNTCASYNIQLKNVSTLQQKTLQDKLISENLLLKDLLQKSELEQRKLLRKMEDLTALNELQVSNKNDFLKQQSNCKEKIEELFNTFKNLEKESVKMKSIQDKLKDVKDHQHYIDVYKALAKNAIEKKDQIEDEYLMVKTKLDVLTDLLDKNPLPQPVSIINVEEYKQEIERLKQALEDERNLTIRQNARIIAEIAQNVTLCLKIDLLEKGGSKCMKDMCLQTEN; from the exons ATGGAAATGGAAGAAACAACTTCTCCAGACGCTGGAAAAGTAGATTTAGCCACTTTTGAATTAACACAAAGAAAATTAGTGGCTGAACTCGCAATGAGAAAG AATCAAGTTGAACAATTAAGACAACAAGAAGATATCCAAAACATGAAAATCCACGAGcttcaattaaaattggaCTCCGCAACATCTCGAATTTCCGATTTAGAATTCGAGTTGGATATAGCGAAAAATACGTGCGCTTCATACaacatacaattaaaaaacgtTTCCACCTTGCAACAAAAAACCCTCCAAGACAAATTGATTTCTGAAAATCTATTGTTAAAAGATCTTTTACAAAAATCCGAATTGGAGCAAAGAAAACTGCTTCGGAAAATGGAAGATCTAACCGCTTTAAACGAGCTGCAAGTTTcgaataaaaacgattttctaaaacaacaaagtaattgtaaagagaaaatcgAGGAGTtgtttaatacttttaaaaatctcGAAAAGGAATCGGTTAAAATGAAAAGTAttcaagataaattaaaagatgttAAAGATCACCAACATTATATTGATGTTTATAAAGCACTTGCTAAAAATGCTATTGAGAAAAAAGATCAAATTGAAGATGAGTATTTAATGGTTAAAACTAAGTTAGATGTTCTTACCGATTTATTAGACAAAAATCCGCTTCCTCAACCCGTGTCAATTATTAACGTAGAagaa tataaacAAGAAATTGAACGTTTAAAACAAGCTTTAGAAGATGAAAGAAATTTAACAATTCGCCAAAACGCTAGAATCATCGCCGAAATCGCCCAGAATGTTacattatgtttaaaaatcgatttattagaGAAAGGAGGGTCCAAATGTATGAAGGATATGTGTTTACAAActgaaaattaa
- the LOC111428074 gene encoding drosulfakinins, translated as MFRYKSMMGLKNGFAGVFLLVVTLYVLSIQKSYTVANPSGNNIESNRLPRPKPFVRLTPKNVYSRLKPDLTDFIVDDDEFTEMLKRQTADDYGHLRFGKREFDDYGHMRFGRRNSDS; from the exons ATGTTCAGATACAA GTCTATGATGGGATTGAAAAATGGATTCGCCGGCGTTTTCCTTTTGGTTGTTACCCTATACGTTTTGTCTATTCAGAAAAGTTACACAGTCGCGAATCCTTCAGGAAATAATATTGAAAGTAACCGATTGCCTAGACCCAAACCTTTTGTTCGATTAACCCCGAAGAATGTATATTCGAGATTGAAGCCTGATCTAACGGATTTCATCg tggaCGATGATGAATTCACGGAAATGTTAAAACGCCAAACAGCCGATGATTACGGTCATTTAAGATTTGGAAAAAGAGAATTTGACGATTACGGCCACATGAGATTTGGAAGAAGAAATTCAGATTCttaa